The following proteins come from a genomic window of Synechococcus sp. BIOS-E4-1:
- a CDS encoding Nif11-like leader peptide family natural product precursor, producing MSEAQLKAFLQKVNGDANIQEKLKAAKSPEEVVKIAEETGYEFTVDQLSANVLLSEDELKDVAGGYTCGKNGLPPMTGVATMPSGFVDD from the coding sequence ATGTCAGAAGCACAACTCAAAGCTTTCCTTCAAAAAGTCAATGGCGATGCCAACATTCAGGAGAAACTAAAAGCGGCTAAATCGCCGGAGGAAGTTGTGAAAATCGCGGAAGAAACCGGTTATGAATTTACAGTTGATCAACTTTCAGCAAATGTATTATTGAGCGAGGACGAGTTGAAGGATGTGGCTGGTGGGTACACCTGCGGGAAAAATGGTCTACCCCCAATGACTGGCGTGGCAACAATGCCGTCAGGCTTCGTTGACGATTAA
- a CDS encoding Nif11-like leader peptide family natural product precursor, translated as MSEEQLKAFWNAVQADAGLQKQLRSAGTPDDLIELAKNAGYKVSEADLKQAQIDLSEEELEQGVAGGQAVNTGVGYCCNCGCTMPPQCGRVGIGGFEGEK; from the coding sequence ATGTCTGAAGAACAACTTAAGGCGTTTTGGAATGCAGTACAGGCTGATGCTGGTCTCCAAAAACAATTGAGGAGCGCAGGCACTCCTGATGATCTCATCGAGCTTGCAAAAAATGCAGGGTACAAGGTCTCAGAGGCCGACTTGAAGCAAGCTCAAATCGATTTATCGGAGGAAGAGCTGGAACAGGGTGTTGCAGGGGGCCAGGCGGTCAACACTGGTGTCGGCTATTGCTGCAACTGTGGATGCACAATGCCACCACAATGCGGTCGTGTAGGCATAGGTGGCTTTGAGGGAGAGAAATAA
- a CDS encoding Nif11-like leader peptide family natural product precursor, which produces MSEEQLKAFLEQVKDNVDLRKKIEAANSIDAIVTIAKQTGFLITAEEVKSVPTFYNALSQQEMEGTTGGGSCGGLFCNSQNYSKEGTSCGGAGGIESCFKTSACY; this is translated from the coding sequence ATGTCAGAAGAACAACTCAAAGCTTTTCTAGAACAGGTGAAAGACAATGTTGATCTCAGAAAAAAAATTGAAGCAGCTAATAGTATTGACGCAATTGTCACAATTGCCAAGCAAACAGGATTCTTAATCACCGCAGAAGAAGTTAAGAGTGTACCAACTTTTTACAACGCGTTATCTCAACAGGAAATGGAAGGTACTACTGGCGGCGGCTCTTGTGGAGGTCTATTCTGCAATTCTCAAAATTACTCGAAGGAAGGCACCTCCTGCGGTGGTGCAGGGGGGATAGAGTCGTGCTTCAAAACTTCAGCTTGCTATTAA
- a CDS encoding SagB family peptide dehydrogenase: MTLLLKLKQGVERQRDGADLLLLDRGFRCLRCSHESESLQDLLEWLGAGGGVLGELMQESSLDQFIQILQLEQRGWISLSVFANQMPVLILEPSCAQLKRQHPPADLFRMMWSKHLQITPTRHGLQLEVPLRGSRLLLQDRRLTSLIWDLAAPLPSQDWTACLPNDLLQHSDDLLELLFTAGVVGVVDDDGQLSCDRDADSQRWSREDLAFHHRSRQGWHQELIGATFPGETVEPAPPLQADMPLADRIDLPRPDVDEPDPGFFNVLERRDSIRQPGQEPITIEQLGRLLWASLRIRRSTQAYAQTPKAYETGSRPVACGGALQEIDAFLTIRRCKGVEPGLYRYDSLAHQLLRLDRLNTVCEQLLQLACRSSGSSEKPDMLVHLAARYGRVSWKYEGIPYALILKHAGVIMQQLYLVATALDLAPCGLGAGDSELFARATKMNPYSVPAVAEFMLSGR; the protein is encoded by the coding sequence ATGACCCTGCTCCTAAAACTGAAGCAGGGCGTCGAGCGACAGCGTGATGGAGCTGATCTTCTCCTGCTCGACAGAGGGTTTCGATGTTTGCGCTGCAGCCATGAATCGGAATCCCTGCAGGATTTGCTGGAGTGGCTTGGTGCGGGTGGTGGAGTGCTGGGAGAGCTGATGCAGGAGAGTTCCCTGGATCAGTTCATCCAGATTCTCCAGCTGGAGCAACGGGGTTGGATCAGCCTTTCAGTCTTTGCCAACCAGATGCCTGTCCTGATCCTTGAGCCCTCTTGCGCCCAACTGAAGCGTCAGCATCCTCCCGCTGATCTCTTCAGGATGATGTGGTCAAAGCATCTTCAGATCACGCCAACTCGTCACGGTCTGCAGCTTGAGGTGCCACTGCGTGGTAGCCGTTTGCTGTTGCAGGATCGTCGACTGACTTCGCTGATCTGGGATCTCGCAGCACCTTTGCCGTCCCAAGACTGGACAGCCTGCCTGCCGAATGATCTGCTGCAGCACAGTGACGATCTGCTGGAGCTGTTGTTCACCGCCGGAGTGGTGGGTGTTGTTGATGACGATGGTCAGCTCAGCTGTGACCGCGATGCGGACAGCCAGCGCTGGTCAAGAGAAGATCTTGCCTTTCATCACCGATCGAGGCAGGGCTGGCATCAGGAGTTGATCGGGGCGACGTTTCCAGGTGAGACTGTCGAGCCAGCGCCGCCACTGCAGGCTGATATGCCCCTGGCCGATCGCATCGACCTGCCGAGGCCGGATGTCGACGAGCCGGATCCTGGTTTCTTCAACGTGCTGGAGCGCAGGGATTCAATTCGTCAACCGGGTCAAGAGCCCATCACCATTGAGCAGCTGGGCCGACTGCTCTGGGCATCGTTGCGCATTCGCAGGTCGACACAGGCCTATGCGCAAACGCCCAAGGCCTATGAGACTGGTTCTAGGCCTGTGGCCTGTGGTGGTGCTTTGCAGGAGATTGATGCCTTTCTCACCATCCGCCGCTGCAAGGGGGTGGAACCAGGTCTCTATCGATACGACAGCCTTGCTCACCAGCTGCTGCGGCTTGATCGGCTGAACACTGTCTGTGAACAGCTGCTGCAACTGGCCTGCCGATCCTCAGGCAGTTCAGAGAAGCCAGACATGCTTGTGCATCTGGCGGCCCGCTATGGCCGGGTGAGTTGGAAATATGAAGGTATTCCTTATGCGCTGATCCTTAAGCATGCTGGCGTAATCATGCAGCAGCTCTATCTGGTAGCGACAGCGCTGGATCTTGCTCCCTGTGGGCTGGGGGCGGGCGATTCGGAGCTGTTTGCGCGGGCGACGAAGATGAATCCCTACAGCGTTCCTGCCGTTGCAGAATTCATGCTCTCAGGGCGGTAG
- a CDS encoding DUF1214 domain-containing protein, translated as MTTTDGNGVPLNGAMTYKVTLPAPIPAKDFWSFMVYDNQTRSILETDQFAGGLDSNSKGVKLNDGGSATVYFGPKAPEGQEGNWVQTMPGKGYNAILRLYGPLEPWFEKTWMPGDFESVK; from the coding sequence ATGACAACCACTGATGGCAATGGCGTGCCTCTGAATGGAGCGATGACCTACAAGGTGACGTTGCCAGCGCCGATTCCGGCCAAAGACTTCTGGTCCTTCATGGTCTACGACAATCAGACTCGTTCGATCCTCGAGACCGATCAGTTTGCCGGTGGTTTGGATAGCAACTCAAAAGGCGTGAAACTGAATGATGGTGGGTCTGCGACCGTTTACTTCGGCCCCAAGGCACCGGAAGGACAAGAAGGCAATTGGGTGCAGACCATGCCCGGCAAGGGATACAACGCGATCCTTCGTCTCTATGGACCGCTTGAACCATGGTTCGAAAAAACCTGGATGCCAGGCGACTTCGAATCAGTTAAATAG
- a CDS encoding Nif11-like leader peptide family natural product precursor: MSNEQLRSFLSKAKTDASLHSKLQGAKSTEEVIGIAKECGHDFSADSIDRTELSDQDLEGVSGGTISVLVKGREECGGFNPNKLK; this comes from the coding sequence ATGTCAAACGAACAACTCAGGTCTTTTCTTTCCAAAGCCAAAACAGACGCATCGCTCCATAGCAAACTTCAGGGAGCGAAAAGCACTGAAGAGGTGATCGGCATCGCGAAAGAGTGTGGTCATGATTTTTCAGCTGACAGCATCGATCGAACTGAACTCAGTGATCAAGACCTAGAGGGAGTGTCTGGAGGAACAATTTCGGTGCTTGTCAAGGGTCGCGAAGAATGCGGGGGTTTCAATCCAAATAAATTGAAATAA
- a CDS encoding Ig-like domain-containing protein — MTFPLQAGGTSNANGAAISFLSDGSSIVTGDFGGTATFGNTTLTSAGGDDVFIAKLDANGNYVWVKQAGGTSGDGANGISSLSDGSSIVTGYFNGTATFGSTTLTSAGLNDVFIAKLDANGEFVWAKQAGGTSGDYATAISSLSDGSSIVTGNFLGTASFGSTTLTSAGMDQWEYHGDGFIAKLDANGNYVWAKQVVGTSGDNAVGVSSLSNGSSIVTGYFQGTATFGSTTLSSAGNDDDDVFIAALDSNGNWISAIDTTRPTIVISSDVSSLKAGETATPTFMLSESSSDFVASDVTVTGGTLSSFSGSGTTYTATFTPTADSTTNGVISVASSKFSDAAGNTNNDGSDSNNTVTLTVDTVRPTIAISSDATSLKAGETATIRYLLSESSSNFVQSDVTVSGGALSNWNAASSTSYSSTFTASSNSAADGVISVANSKFSDAAGNFNNDGSDANNTVTIANLNDAPTGSVTISGTAKQGETLTAANSLADVDGLGTIAYGWKRAGTAISGATSANYTLVQADVGSAISVTASYTDGAGTAESKTSNATSAVANVNDLPTGSVTISGTPTQG; from the coding sequence ATGACTTTTCCATTACAAGCAGGTGGTACTAGTAATGCCAATGGAGCTGCCATCAGCTTTCTGAGTGATGGTAGCTCCATTGTTACTGGCGATTTCGGCGGAACAGCGACCTTCGGCAACACCACTCTCACCAGTGCTGGTGGTGATGATGTCTTTATTGCCAAGCTCGACGCTAATGGCAACTATGTCTGGGTCAAGCAAGCTGGTGGCACTAGCGGGGACGGTGCAAATGGCATTAGCTCCCTGAGTGATGGCAGCTCCATTGTCACTGGCTATTTCAACGGAACAGCGACCTTTGGCAGCACCACTCTCACCAGTGCTGGTCTTAATGATGTCTTTATTGCCAAGCTCGACGCTAATGGCGAATTTGTCTGGGCCAAGCAAGCTGGTGGCACTAGCGGGGACTACGCAACTGCCATCAGTTCCCTGAGTGATGGCAGCTCTATAGTCACTGGCAATTTCCTGGGAACAGCGTCCTTTGGTAGCACCACTCTCACCAGTGCTGGAATGGATCAGTGGGAATACCATGGTGATGGCTTTATTGCCAAGCTCGACGCTAATGGCAACTACGTCTGGGCCAAGCAAGTTGTTGGTACTAGCGGTGACAACGCAGTTGGTGTCAGCTCCCTGAGTAATGGTAGCTCCATTGTCACTGGCTATTTCCAGGGAACAGCGACCTTTGGCAGCACCACCCTTAGCAGTGCTGGGAATGATGATGATGATGTCTTTATTGCCGCGCTTGATTCCAATGGCAATTGGATCTCTGCGATCGACACCACAAGACCAACGATTGTCATCAGCTCTGATGTCTCATCATTAAAAGCAGGCGAAACTGCGACCCCTACATTCATGCTTTCTGAATCATCAAGCGACTTTGTTGCTTCTGATGTGACGGTCACTGGTGGCACGCTCTCAAGCTTCTCTGGTTCAGGCACGACTTACACAGCAACTTTTACGCCAACAGCAGATAGCACTACAAACGGTGTGATCTCTGTTGCATCAAGCAAATTCTCTGACGCTGCAGGCAATACCAATAACGACGGATCTGATTCAAATAACACTGTCACTCTCACTGTTGATACCGTCAGGCCCACCATTGCCATCAGCTCTGACGCCACATCACTGAAGGCAGGCGAAACAGCAACCATCAGATACCTACTCTCAGAATCCTCCTCCAATTTCGTTCAATCCGACGTCACTGTTTCTGGTGGTGCACTCTCTAACTGGAACGCGGCATCCTCAACCTCCTACTCCTCCACATTTACTGCCTCGAGCAACAGTGCTGCTGACGGTGTGATCTCTGTTGCTAATTCTAAGTTCTCAGATGCTGCAGGTAATTTCAATAACGACGGTTCTGATGCCAATAACACCGTCACCATAGCCAATCTGAATGATGCCCCAACGGGATCGGTGACGATCAGCGGAACAGCAAAGCAAGGAGAAACGTTAACGGCAGCGAATTCGTTGGCTGATGTTGATGGCCTCGGCACGATTGCCTATGGCTGGAAGCGAGCTGGAACTGCAATTAGTGGTGCAACTTCTGCTAATTACACGCTTGTTCAAGCAGATGTTGGTTCAGCGATCAGCGTCACTGCCTCCTACACCGACGGAGCAGGAACAGCTGAAAGTAAGACGTCAAACGCAACATCAGCTGTTGCCAATGTCAATGATCTGCCAACAGGTTCAGTCACCATCAGCGGCA
- a CDS encoding TOMM precursor leader peptide-binding protein, translated as MNLSETPPPQLKPGFEALTLPGRGVLLLKEGGARAFYGPLYERLIPLLDGTRQPEQITAELQPDFSAAEVYFTLISLQAKGYLCEGISTLTSAEAAFWSELGVDPEQAVRLIRASKVALHLLGSGWDEAVTQVLKQALADTGLQVIPDHSDADLVVVVSDHYLNSDLDHLNTQFHKTGRRWLLMRPRGRELWLGPSFDPEHPGCQACLSRLLRRQSSVERFASSLRKDSDRLTPPPSIAPGAVALMARLAALEVGRILAAASPATAGQVISFDLATYNSRSHALVVDPCCDVCGEPSNPHFQPVHLQSCEVRFQEDGGHRHVSPAETLARFDSLISPITGIVSELRPVDSPLISAHVVVAGRNSAQQIETLDDLRRNLRSCAAGKGATELQARASALGEALERYSGENHPGIVRERGSYHAMRERYGDAVIHPNTVMRLSERQFAQRERLNALGSRFNRVTEPLDPDLDVDWTPIWSLSQERRCYLPSQLLVMGRHDSDEPWIAMGCSNGNAAGNTLEEAVLQGLLEVVERDSIAIWWYNRLQRPGIDLIESGDRWIMDLIEEYRSNGREVWALDITADLGISCVVALSRLVEGETERILFGFGCHVDPRMAVQRSLAEMNQMLGIADADLDSADDALGDGETLQWLKTATLANQRYLQPDPDQPLRRPDQLRDHHSGDLLLDIQHCCRCLEAKGLEVLVLNQTRPLVGLPVVKVVVPGLRHFWARFAPGRLYDVPVQLGLLDRPLREEELNPMPMFI; from the coding sequence TTGAATTTGTCCGAGACACCACCACCTCAGCTGAAGCCTGGGTTTGAGGCCCTCACACTGCCTGGCAGGGGTGTGTTGTTGCTCAAAGAGGGTGGTGCCCGCGCGTTCTATGGCCCGTTGTATGAGCGGCTGATTCCGTTGCTCGATGGCACCCGACAGCCAGAGCAGATCACGGCCGAACTTCAGCCAGACTTTTCTGCCGCGGAGGTCTACTTCACCTTGATTTCCCTTCAGGCGAAGGGCTACCTCTGTGAGGGGATCTCGACGCTCACTTCGGCTGAGGCAGCGTTCTGGTCGGAGCTTGGCGTGGATCCCGAGCAGGCGGTGAGGCTCATCCGCGCATCGAAGGTTGCCCTTCACCTGCTTGGCAGCGGTTGGGATGAAGCTGTGACTCAGGTGCTGAAGCAGGCTCTTGCTGACACAGGTCTACAGGTCATCCCCGATCACTCCGATGCTGATCTGGTGGTTGTGGTGAGCGATCACTACCTCAATTCCGACCTGGATCACCTCAATACGCAGTTTCACAAGACAGGTCGAAGGTGGTTGTTGATGCGTCCCCGTGGACGCGAGCTCTGGCTGGGTCCATCCTTCGATCCCGAACACCCCGGTTGTCAGGCCTGCCTCAGCCGGTTGCTGAGGCGTCAGTCCAGTGTTGAACGGTTCGCCAGCAGTCTCAGAAAAGATTCGGATCGTCTGACGCCACCGCCGTCGATAGCACCGGGTGCGGTTGCTCTGATGGCAAGACTGGCTGCTCTTGAAGTGGGCCGAATTCTGGCGGCTGCGTCTCCGGCAACTGCTGGTCAGGTGATCAGTTTCGATCTCGCCACTTACAACAGCCGATCGCATGCACTGGTGGTTGACCCTTGCTGTGATGTCTGTGGCGAGCCGTCGAATCCACACTTTCAGCCGGTGCATCTCCAGTCCTGTGAAGTGCGCTTCCAAGAGGACGGTGGCCATCGCCATGTCTCACCAGCGGAGACGTTGGCGCGTTTCGATTCGTTGATCAGTCCGATCACAGGCATCGTGTCGGAACTGCGCCCCGTTGACAGTCCGCTGATCTCTGCCCACGTGGTGGTGGCTGGGCGGAACAGCGCTCAGCAGATTGAGACACTGGACGATCTTCGCCGCAACCTGCGCAGTTGCGCCGCTGGCAAAGGGGCGACGGAACTTCAGGCCCGCGCCAGTGCTCTTGGTGAAGCGCTCGAGCGTTACAGCGGTGAAAACCATCCAGGCATTGTGCGTGAGCGAGGCAGCTACCACGCCATGCGTGAACGCTATGGCGACGCTGTGATTCACCCCAATACGGTGATGAGACTCAGTGAACGGCAGTTCGCTCAGAGGGAGCGTCTGAACGCCCTCGGCAGCCGCTTCAACAGGGTGACTGAACCGCTTGATCCTGACCTGGATGTCGACTGGACGCCGATCTGGTCGCTCAGTCAGGAGCGTCGTTGTTATCTCCCCAGTCAACTGCTGGTGATGGGTCGCCATGATTCAGATGAGCCATGGATCGCCATGGGATGCTCCAACGGCAACGCCGCGGGTAACACGCTGGAGGAAGCGGTTCTTCAGGGTCTGCTGGAGGTGGTGGAGCGAGATTCCATTGCCATCTGGTGGTACAACCGCCTGCAGCGGCCAGGAATTGACCTGATCGAATCCGGCGATCGCTGGATCATGGATCTGATCGAGGAGTATCGCTCCAACGGCCGCGAGGTCTGGGCACTGGATATCACTGCTGACCTTGGGATTAGCTGCGTGGTGGCTCTGTCGCGTCTCGTGGAAGGTGAAACCGAGCGTATTTTATTTGGTTTTGGCTGCCATGTTGATCCACGCATGGCTGTGCAACGTTCGCTGGCCGAGATGAACCAGATGCTCGGCATCGCCGATGCGGATCTCGACAGCGCTGATGACGCTCTCGGTGATGGCGAGACGCTTCAGTGGCTGAAAACGGCGACGCTGGCGAACCAGCGTTACCTTCAGCCCGATCCGGATCAGCCGCTGCGGCGCCCTGATCAGCTCCGCGATCATCACAGCGGTGATCTCTTACTGGACATCCAGCACTGTTGCCGTTGTCTCGAGGCCAAGGGACTGGAGGTGCTGGTGCTGAATCAGACCAGGCCATTGGTAGGCCTGCCGGTGGTGAAGGTGGTGGTCCCTGGTTTACGGCATTTCTGGGCTCGTTTTGCTCCTGGACGCCTCTATGACGTGCCCGTGCAGCTTGGCTTGCTGGATCGTCCTCTGCGCGAAGAGGAACTCAACCCCATGCCCATGTTTATTTGA